The following are encoded together in the Populus trichocarpa isolate Nisqually-1 chromosome 5, P.trichocarpa_v4.1, whole genome shotgun sequence genome:
- the LOC18099185 gene encoding uncharacterized protein LOC18099185, whose translation MADLVKQILAKPIQLADQVIKVADEASSFKQECGELKSKTEKLATLLRQAARASSDLYERPARRIIEDTEQVLDKALILVIKCRANGLMKRVFTIIPAAAFRKMGSQLENSIGDVSWLLRVSASADDRDDEYLGLPPIAANEPILCLIWEQIAILYTGSVDDRSDAAASLVSLARDNDRYGKLIIEEGGVPPLLKLVKEGKLAGQENAARAIGLLGRDPESVEHMIVAGVCSVFAKILKDGPMKVQVVVAWAVSEFAANYPKCQDLFAQHNIIRLLVSHIAFETVQEHSKYAIVSKATSIHALVIASNNSNVTNDVNKQVVDEDQSRIPYPTRDKSPNQLHTVVTNTMAMNAATKRPLQKPGANTNGATHVNFAKSNGSNNLKQNYQPHHQHNHSISGVSVKGRELEDPATKANMKAVAARALWHLAKGNSPICRSITESRALLCFAVLLEKGPEDVQYNCAMALMEITAVAEKDADLRRSAFKPNSPACKAVIDQMLKIIEKADSELLMPCIRAIGNLARTFRATETRMISPLVRLLDEREAEVSREAAIALAKFAGKENYLHLDHSKAIISAGGAKHLIQLVYFGELIVQLSALPLLCYIALHVPDSEELAQAEVLTVLEWASKQSYMVQDEKLEALLPEAKSRLELYQSRGSRGFH comes from the coding sequence ATGGCGGACTTAGTGAAGCAAATCTTGGCAAAACCAATCCAGTTAGCTGACCAAGTGATCAAAGTCGCTGACGAGGCTAGTTCTTTTAAGCAAGAATGTGGAGAACTCAAATCCAAGACTGAAAAATTAGCAACCCTTCTTCGTCAAGCAGCAAGAGCTAGTTCTGATCTCTATGAGCGACCCGCACGCAGAATCATAGAGGATACTGAACAAGTTCTGGACAAGGCCTTGATTCTCGTTATCAAATGCCGAGCGAATGGACTGATGAAACGTGTTTTTACTATCATTCCTGCGGCTGCTTTTCGGAAAATGGGCTCTCAGTTGGAGAATTCTATTGGAGATGTGTCTTGGCTGTTGCGTGTGTCTGCATCAGCTGATGATCGTGATGATGAGTACTTGGGGCTCCCTCCTATTGCTGCAAATGAGCCAATTTTGTGTTTGATATGGGAGCAGATTGCAATTCTTTATACTGGGTCTGTTGATGATAGATCTGATGCTGCTGCTTCCCTTGTTTCGCTTGCTAGAGACAACGATCGGTATGGGAAGTTGATTATTGAAGAGGGTGGAGTTCCTCCTTTGTTGAAGTTGGTGAAAGAAGGGAAATTGGCAGGTCAAGAGAATGCTGCAAGAGCAATTGGGTTGTTGGGTCGTGACCCGGAAAGCGTGGAGCATATGATTGTTGCTGGTGTTTGTTCAGTGTTTGCGAAAATACTCAAAGATGGTCCTATGAAGGTCCAGGTTGTTGTCGCTTGGGCTGTGTCGGAGTTTGCTGCTAATTATCCTAAATGTCAAGATCTTTTTGCTCAGCATAATATAATCCGGTTGCTGGTGAGTCATATTGCGTTCGAGACGGTTCAAGAGCATAGTAAGTATGCTATTGTTAGTAAGGCTACTTCAATCCATGCTCTTGTTATTGCTAGCAATAATTCGAATGTTACTAATGATGTAAATAAGCAAGTAGTTGATGAGGATCAAAGTCGAATTCCTTATCCTACGCGGGATAAGAGCCCGAATCAATTGCATACTGTGGTCACCAATACTATGGCAATGAATGCTGCGACCAAGCGGCCTCTACAAAAGCCAGGGGCCAATACTAATGGTGCTACTCATGTAAACTTTGCCAAGAGTAATGGTAGCAACAATTTGAAGCAAAATTATCAGCCCCATCATCAGCATAATCATTCAATTTCGGGGGTTAGTGTTAAGGGGAGGGAGCTTGAAGATCCTGCTACGAAGGCCAATATGAAAGCAGTGGCAGCAAGAGCACTTTGGCATCTTGCCAAGGGAAACTCTCCAATTTGCCGTAGCATAACTGAATCTAGAGCGCTCTTGTGTTTTGCGGTGCTATTAGAGAAGGGACCTGAAGATGTTCAATACAATTGTGCCATGGCTTTGATGGAAATCACAGCGGTTGCCGAGAAAGATGCTGATTTGAGAAGATCAGCGTTCAAGCCTAATTCACCGGCTTGCAAAGCTGTTATTGATCAAATGTTGAAGATTATTGAAAAAGCTGACTCTGAACTCCTCATGCCTTGCATCAGAGCTATTGGGAATTTGGCAAGGACATTTCGAGCAACAGAGACAAGGATGATCTCCCCATTGGTTAGACTTCTTGACGAGAGAGAAGCAGAGGTCTCTAGGGAGGCTGCAATTGCCCTCGCAAAGTTTGCCGGCAAAGAAAACTACCTCCACCTCGACCACTCCAAGGCAATTATAAGTGCTGGAGGGGCGAAGCACTTAATCCAGCTTGTTTACTTTGGTGAACTAATTGTTCAGCTCTCAGCATTGCCTCTCCTATGCTATATTGCACTTCATGTCCCGGATAGCGAGGAGCTTGCCCAGGCAGAGGTGCTCACTGTCCTAGAATGGGCATCCAAGCAATCTTACATGGTTCAAGACGAAAAATTGGAAGCATTGTTGCCAGAGGCTAAAAGTAGATTGGAGCTTTATCAATCCAGAGGTTCAAGGGGATTCCATTGA